The Theileria annulata chromosome 3, complete sequence, *** SEQUENCING IN PROGRESS *** genome has a segment encoding these proteins:
- a CDS encoding uncharacterized protein (note;~Tap-24g11.q1c.cand.194 - score = 16.59), with translation MNNKKDEINEFIYEFEDECKIEFIDPQYLSQIILDNDNSALEYFYLSPFYLKNRNKALNELLRSGLSVDDYQVGLIYKVTYNNLNELYEDSLKFNTNSFNKSQFYIMSSIFHITLYSRNLGHNGIENTPIKVYYILQGSIFMCPPFSTLIRTKLHQYINYFEKFYDRINGISNWTIMNGYDWNPKPRNVNPEIEQLAEKYNLSTRNKEYTTDGN, from the exons atgaaataaatgaatttatatatgaatttgaagatgaatgtaaaattgaatttattgatccacaatatttatcacaaattatattagataATGATAATTCTGCTCTAGAAT atttttatttaaGTCCATTTTATCTGAAAAATCGTAATAAAGcattaaatgaattattaagaTCTGGTTTATCAGTTGATga ttatcAAGTTggattaatatataaagtaacatataataatttgaatgaattatatgaagattcattaaaatttaatacgaattcttttaataaatcacaattttatatcatgTCAAGTATATTCCATATTACTCTTTATTCTAGAAATTTGGGACATAATGGTATTGAAAATACACCAATCAAA gtatattatatattacaagGATCAATTTTTATGTGTCCACCATTTAGTACATTAATACGTACTAAATTAcatcaatatattaattatttcg aaaaattttatgatAGAATAAATGGAATATCAAATTGGACAATAATGAATGGATATGATTGGAATCCGAAACCAAGAAATGTCAATCCAGAAATTGAACAATTAGCAGAAAAATATAATCTTTCTACTCGGAATAAAGAATATACAACTGATGgtaattaa
- a CDS encoding DEAD-box family (RNA) helicase, putative (note;~Tap-24g11.q1c.C.cand.46 - score = 39.19), with protein MENDMNLKENTVKPIKKVYLPPNRRNPPPESLNINKNISNTLTRQYNGNDLLNSNNKNSNVVERNIPLNSDDINSFSSNLDRNLRLSTDRSGDRTTERTTERTSERTISSTSERTIGDRTSERTISSTSGRTITTERSITGDRTTERTITGDRTSERTISTTSDRTFTSDRMSDRMGDRIEKKYSRYYSGKVPTLWAIRGDRRYYEEKESEVFEPKNRMSTGINFNSYDNIPVQMTGHESGSIKPIEEFDTSVHSKLVPNIRKVNYTKPTPIQRHSIPVILAGRDLMACAQTGSGKTAAFLLPIVTSMLRTGPPKQPSLGPLYNSRVALPVCLVLSPTRELAVQTYTESRKFNFGTGIRTVVLYGGSEVRRQLIELERGCDICVATPGRLTDLVERRKIVFSCIKYLVLDEADRMLDMGFSPQIKSILSHPTMTSNVDNSDRVRGGSDSRVSSIRGEGRSTKDSVRDSMETPLGVKEDPFGAGGTTSLGGADTVTGDTVKEKKILRQTVMFSATFPKEIQQLAREFLNDYIYLAVGRVGSTNEFIKQRLLYADQDQKIKYLIKLLKDNTNLGGLVLIFVETKKRADLIEGYLLSENFKAVNIHGDRSQEDREKALSLFKAGVRPIMVATDVAARGLDISNITHVINCDLPTNIDDYVHRIGRTGRAGNIGIATSLVNESNRPILKDLLLLLQESNQEIPIWFKKLVNTISKRNTGKKFIMTRDVDLKKSNTNTFQEFEDDWCNLTEGKGANSTAMECTTGKGANYTFGAPGKRPNSMVTECIVDSLWINLYCINNLM; from the exons atggagaatgatatgaatttaaaagaaaataCGGTTAAACCGATTAAAAAAGTATATTTACCTCCAAATAGAAGGAATCCGCCACCTGAGTccttaaatattaataaaaatatatcaaaCACAT taaCAAGACAATATAATGGaaatgatttattaaattcaaataataaaaattcaaatgtTGTTGAACGGAATATTCCACTCAATTCTGATGATATAAATTCTTTCTCATCTAATCTTGATCGTAATTTACGTTTATCTACTGACCGTTCCGGTGACCGTACCACCGAACGTACCACCGAACGTACCTCGGAACGGACTATTAGCAGTACTTCGGAACGTACTATAGGTGATCGTACTAGTGAAAGGACTATAAGTAGTACTAGTGGTCGTACTATAACTACTGAACGTTCAATCACCGGTGATCGTACAACTGAACGTACTATTACTGGAGATCGCACTAGTGAACGTACAATTAGTACTACAAGTGACCGTACATTTACTAGTGACCGTATGAGTGATCGTATGGGAGATAGAATAGAAAAAAAGTATAGTAGATATTATAGTGGTAAAGTCCCGACATTATGGGCAATAAGAGGAGATCGTCGATATTATGAGGAGAAGGAATCGGAAGTATTTGAGCCGAAGAATAGAATGAGTACGGGGATAAATTTCAATAGTTATGATAACATTCCAGTCCAGATGACAGGCCACGAGAGTGGGTCAATAAAGCCAATAGAGGAGTTTGATACATCAGTACATTCGAAATTGGTACCAAATATAAGGAAagtaaattatacaaaGCCGACGCCAATACAGAGGCATTCGATTCCAGTAATTTTGGCTGGTAGAGATTTGATGGCGTGTGCGCAGACTGGATCAGGTAAGACAGCGGCATTTTTATTACCAATTGTGACATCAATGTTGAGGACAGGACCACCAAAACAACCTTCATTAGGTCCACTATACAATTCCAGAGTAGCACTTCCAGTTTGTCTAGTGCTATCACCAACACGTGAACTTGCAGTTCAGACCTATACTGAGTCAAGAAAGTTTAATTTTGGTACTGGGATTAGGACAGTAGTATTATATGGCGGTTCGGAAGTTAGAAGAcaattaatagaattagAGCGTGGCTGTGATATTTGTGTAGCCACACCAGGTCGTCTTACAGATCTTGTCGAACGGAgaaaaattgttttttctTGTATTAAATATCTTGTGTTAGATGAAGCTGATCGTATGTTAGATATGGGTTTCTCACCACAAATTAAATCTATATTATCACATCCAACCATGACATCTAATGTAGATAATAGTGATAGGGTTAGGGGTGGTAGTGATAGTAGGGTTAGTAGTATTAGGGGTGAGGGTAGGagtactaaggatagtGTAAGGGATAGTATGGAAACCCCTTTGGGGGTTAAGGAAGACCCTTTCGGGGCTGGTGGTACTACTTCTCTTGGTGGAGcagacaccgtaacgggagACACCGTAAAggagaaaaaaatattacgTCAAACAGTAATGTTTAGTGCAACATTTCCAAAAGAAATACAACAATTAGCTCGAGAATTTTTGAatgattatatatacttgGCAGTGGGTAGAGTAGGATCaacaaatgaatttataaagCAAAGATTATTATACGCAGATCAAGACCAGAAGATCaaatatttgattaaaCTCTTGAAAGATAATACGAATCTGGGAGGattggtattaatattcGTAGAGACGAAGAAGAGAGCAGATTTAATTGAAGGATATTTACTGAGTGAGAATTTCAAGGCAGTGAATATACATGGAGACAGAAGTCAAGAGGATAGAGAAAAGGCCTTAAGTTTATTTAAGGCAGGTGTAAGACCAATTATGGTAGCAACAGATGTAGCAGCTAGAGGTCTAGATATCAGTAATATAACTCATGTAATTAATTGTGATTTACCAACGAATATTGATGACTATGTACATCGGATTGGTAGGACAGGTCGAGCTGGTAATATTGGTATAGCCACTTCATTAGTCAATGAATCCAATCGACCTATACTCAaggatttattattattattacaagaAAGTAATCAAGAGATACCCATTTGGTTCAAAAAATTAGTCAACACTATTAGTAAACGGAATACTGGCAAGAAATTCATCATGACACGTGATGTcgatttaaaaaaatcaaatactAATACATTTCAAGAATTTGAAGATGATTGGTG CAACCTAActgagggaaagggagctaattctacagctatggagtgtactactggaaagggagctaattaCACTTTTGGTGCTCCTGGAAAGAGGCCTAATTCTATGGTTACAGAGTGTATTGTAGATTCTTTGTGGATTAATTTGtattgtattaataatttaatgtaa
- a CDS encoding P-type ATPase 2, putative (note;~Tap-24g11.q1c.cand.195 - score = 47.36;~8 probable transmembrane helices predicted for TA04770 by TMHMM2.0 at aa 550-572, 593-615, 1269-1291, 1298-1320, 1351-1373, 1380-1402, 1417-1439 and 1446-1468), with protein MVFMRIYEYVYNKYFKKPDEEIRNIKLNIKQIFPCSNRVKTTKYTPYNFIFKNLYEQLCIPSNLYFVFIAVLQSTPQVSSTQGYPIVLLPLIIVLLFSALKDGYEDYQRYLSDNQLNNNIVQIVNLPYVTDQSKLLHNINTTDTNTDSNTDNNTDSNFDSNFDTPISSNFDISDPCINTCGITQSNTTVTVSRSKNATTTNGTCTNGTKGTGTVGTATNGLDTKDTGGTKSNRIGSKFFKSRDKGKKSKVDEFVGTERYDFVEGALRNKVLVNKYWKDLKVGEYVFLQNKDIAPADLVLLATSEENGFAYVDASSLDGETNIKKKESIYDVYNELGSDFEHVITEVQRLLGHFKCEGPNKNLISFDGHLKYLFSDKITPIPLNNEMKKLITNYKFKLNSNNNSLENVNSPVTVTGPPNSTTNSTKDTGTVVPNTVTEGKGANFTGTECTNTNTKDTNSKEDPLGGSGGRGPVTVMENLRSESINEFEKNINESKETQVNLNNLLLRECKLVNTQWIIGFVVYTGHDTKIYKNISKAPYKVSNLQKKMMKTTLLICIIQFILCLVATFYNLYIHTNKVYEKYSYLSLETRASGFYIFIIYYLSWMALTANFVPISAIVTLNAVKLIQGFFIQFDDSMYCHELKMNAKARNTMLNEELGQIKYLFSDKTGTPLRCLYTPIPERVLVIYTSTLTCNKMEFRKFSIMGHSYGKGYTDVIRFVYAKKGIFLESEVANPNYDKESHVNLVDDVLFKELNDPNHPRHEYLIDFFLHLAINNWAVPDSSNNRIYMCPSPDELCFVNAAAFCGFRLLQRNSNFVLISIFNQIYKIKIIAQADFDYKRKCSTTIISISHTNPLKPIGTINDPSNRVTNPLNPVNGVNPLNTVNSSINTKGVPLGAVGTEETGTVGASTVTEVTENNRIILYCKGGDNIMIKKLKEIKEVDVVTLRNMKKYSVGGLRTLVFAKREIELKEFNEWLKEYNRIKLTIESRDEKLAECVSKLECDLELQGVTGIEDKLQTGVSECIEQLLMAGIRIWMLTGDNLDTSINIGIATNLVNMLSDRIMLDSNTVPNDKLFLEMKKHINRIDQENNITKHRCLILDSISIEYIFSSITGSGTTANNSTKSTKDTNNTKSTEGNNNTKETPLGVKEDHFGAGIDGTTGRGPVTVTEEIFIEILKRVHSVICCRMTPYLKGAVVTFVKNKLGGITLAVGDGANDCNMIQIAHVGIGIKGREGSQAFNASDFGIGEFRFLSPLILHHGRLCYRNLSKCISYMFYKNVILIIPLFFYAYISLFSGQKIYYSLFVAIYNVVFTSIPVGIFGIVDQDYNREFSVKYPHVYQLGQINHYFNVIKFSGWILNAIIQSAVIFFMMTVGLGDEFSIPFPYGLIADAPTLGIMLLSSVFIIVSCKLVLETWYFTKITLLSHLISIFFFIITVCSFSSSPIYSANSIGSAFVLFTSYRFWIVILGTLMLSMYRDYFYKVFKYSFCPQYYHHVQKVEYLKIEQPVTF; from the exons atggTTTTTATGCGCATATATGAAtatgtgtataataaatacttCAAAAAACC AGATGAAGAAATACGTAATATAAAACTGAATATAAAGCAAATATTTCCTTGTTCGAATAGAGTTAAAACAACGAAATATACTCcatataatttcatttttaaaaatttatatgaaCAACTTTGTATACCATCAAATCTTTATTTCGTTTTTATTGCTGTTTTACAATCTACACCACAA GTATCATCTACACAAGGATATccaatagtattattaccattaataattgtattattattttctgCATTGAAAGATGGTTATGAAGATTATCAACGTTATTTGTCTGATAATCAActgaataataatatcgTACAAATTGTTAATCTACCATATGTTACTGATCAATCCAAACTATTACATAATATCAATACTACTGATACCAATACTGATAGTAATACTGATAATAATACGGATAGTAATTTTGATAGTAATTTTGATACACCAATTTCTagtaattttgatatttcCGATCCTTGTATTAATACTTGTGGTATTACTCAATCTAATACTaccgttacggtgtcacGTTCCAAGAATGCTACCACCACTAATGGTACCTGTACTAATGGTACTAAGGGTACTGGAACTGTGGGCACCGCTACTAATGGTTTggatactaaggatactgGTGGTACAAAATCTAATAGAATTGGTagtaaattttttaaatcaagagataaaggtaaaaaatcaaaagtTGATGAATTTGTTGGTACGGAACGATATGATTTTGTCGAAGGAGCCTTGAGAAATAAAGtattagtaaataaatattggAAAGATTTAAAAGTTGGTGAATATGTgtttttacaaaataaagATATCGCACCTGCTGATTTAGTACTTTTAGCTACTTCTGAAGAAAATGGTTTTGCATATGTTGATGCTTCTTCATTAGACGGTGaaactaatattaaaaaaaaagAATCCATTTATG ATGTGTATAATGAATTGGGTAGTGATTTTGAACATGTAATTACAGAAGTACAACGTTTACTTGGTCATTTTAAATGTGAAGGACCAAATAAGAATCTTATTAGTTTTGATGgtcatttaaaatatctttTTTCTGATAAAATTACACCAATTccattaaataatgaaatgaaaaaattaattaccaattataaatttaaattaaattctaataataattcattagaaaatgttaattctcccgttacggtgactggtccaCCAAACAGTACTACCaatagtactaaggatactgGTACAGTTGTACCTAACACCGTAActgagggaaagggagctaattttacaggtacagagtgtactaatactaatactaaggatactaatagTAAGGAAGACCCTTTGGGGGGTAGTGGTGGCCGtggaccagtcaccgtaatGGAAAATCTAAGAAGTGAGAgtataaatgaatttgaaaaaaatataaatgaaagTAAAGAAACACAAgtgaatttgaataatttattattacgtgaatgtaaattagtaaataCACAATGGATAATAGGATTTGTAGTATATACAGGACATGatacaaaaatatataaaaatatatcaaaaGCACCATATAAAGTTAGTAATTTACAAAagaaaatgatgaaaacAACATTActtatttgtataatacaatttatattatgttTAGTAGcaacattttataatctTTATATACATACAAATAAAgtttatgaaaaatattcttatttatcattagaAACACGTGCTTCTggattttatatttttattatttattatttatcttGGATGGCTTTGACTGCTAATTTTGTACCTATTAGTGCTATTGTTACTTTAAATGCtgttaaattaattcaaggtttttttatacaatttgaTGATTCTATGTATTGTCatgaattaaaaatgaatgCTAAAGCTAGAAATACTATGCTTAATGAAGAATTAGGacaaattaaatatctTTTTTCTGATAAAACAGGtactccgttacggtgcttgtaCACACCGATCCCTGAAAGGGtcttagttatatatacta GTACATTAACATGTAATAAAATGGAATTTCGTAAATTTAGTATAATGGGACATAGTTATGGTAAAGGTTATACAGATGTTATAAGATTTGTATATGCTAAAAAAGgtatttttttagaatcTGAAGTAGCGAATCCAAATTATGATAAAGAATCACATGTGAATTTGGTTGATGatgtattatttaaagaattaaatgatCCAAATCATCCAAGAcatgaatatttaattgatttctttttacatttagcaattaataattgggCTGTACCAGATAGTTCTAATAATCGTATATATATGTGTCCAAGTCCTGATGAATTATGTTTTGTTAATGCAGCTGCTTTTTGTGGATTCAGATTATTACAACGTAATTCTAATTTCGTCCTcatatcaatttttaatcaaatttataaaattaaaatcattgCACAAGCTGACTTTGATTATAAACGGAAATGTTCTACAACTATTATATCCATTTCTCATACCAATCCTTTAAAACCCATAGGTACTATAAATGACCCTTCGAATAGGGTAACTAACCCATTGAACCCAGTAAATGGTGTAAATCCCTTAAATACTGTAAATAGtagtattaatactaaggGAGTCCCTTTAGGGGCTGTTGGTACTGAGGAGACTGGTAccgttggagcaagcaccgtaacggaagtAACAGAAAATAACcgaataatattatattgtaAAGGTGGTGAtaatataatgataaagaaattaaaggAAATAAAAGAAGTAGATGTAGTAACATTAAGGAATATGAAGAAATATTCAGTAGGAGGTTTAAGAACATTAGTATTTGCAAAACGTGAGATCgaattaaaagaatttaatgaatggttaaaagaatataatagaataaaattaacaatagAATCGAGAGATGAGAAATTAGCAGAATGTGTATCGAAATTAGAATGTGATTTAGAATTACAAGGAGTAACAGGAATCGAAGATAAATTACAAACAGGAGTATCGGAATGTATAgaacaattattaatggCAGGAATAAGAATTTGGATGCTTACTGGTGATAATTTAGATActtctattaatattggaATTGCTActaatttagttaatatGTTATCGGATCGTATTATGTTAGATTCTAACACTGTTCctaatgataaattatttttggaAATGAAAAAACATATCAATAGAATTGAtcaagaaaataatattactaaaCATCgttgtttaatattagattctatatctatagaatatattttttcttccATTACGGGGTCAGGTACCACGGCCaataatagtactaagagtactaaggatactaataatactaagAGTACCGAaggtaataataatactaaggaaACCCCTTTGGGGGTTAAGGAAGACCATTTCGGGGCTGGTATTGATGGAACTACTGGCCGtggaccagtcaccgtaacggaggaaatatttatagaaatattaaaaagaGTACATTCAGTAATATGTTGTCGTATGACACCATATTTAAAAGGAGCAGTAGTAACATTTgtaaagaataaattagGTGGAATAACATTAGCAGTAGGAGATGGAGCAAATGATTGTAATATGATACAAATAGCACATGTAGGAATAGGAATCAAAGGAAGAGAAGGATCACAAGCATTTAATGCATCAGATTTCGGTATAGGAGAATTCAGATTCTTATCACCATTGATATTACATCATGGACGTTTATGTTATAGAAACTTATCGAAATGTATTTCATATatgttttataaaaatgttataCTCATCATACCATTATTCTTTTATGCATATATTAGTCTTTTTTCTGgtcaaaaaatatattattcattatttgtAGCCATTTATAATGTTGTATTTACTTCGATACCTGTTGGGATCTTTGGTATTGTAGATCAAGACTATAATCGTGAATTTTCTGTTAAATATCCTCACGTATATCAGTTGGGACAAATTaatcattattttaatgttattaaattttctgGATGGATATTAAATGCTATAATACAATCGGCtgttattttttttatGATGACGGTTGGATTAGGTGATGAATTTTCTATACCATTTCCATACGGATTAATTGCTGATGCACCTACTTTGGGAATAATGTTATTGTCTAGTGtatttataattgtttCTTGTAAACTTGTTTTAGAAACTTGGtattttactaaaattacACTGTTATCACatttaattagtatattcttttttattataactgtttgttcattttcttcatcaCCAATTTATTCAG cAAATTCGATTGGATCAGcatttgtattatttacGAGTTATAGATTTTGGATTGTAATTTTAGGTACATTGATGTTATCAATGTATCGAGATTATTTCTATAAAGTATTCAAATACTCTTTTTGTCCTCAATATTATCATCATGTACAAAAGGTTGAATATCTCAAAATTGAACAACCTGTAAccttttaa